The proteins below are encoded in one region of Megalops cyprinoides isolate fMegCyp1 chromosome 14, fMegCyp1.pri, whole genome shotgun sequence:
- the zdbf2 gene encoding DBF4-type zinc finger-containing protein 2 isoform X1: MASFRISQTNNKTMPAEEHSTPIAQVAERSQGQTRKLEQTNGNGVMEQAVPGPSSAPPRQGFCSCCQVLYTSVEQHITSTRHREVVSNARTQAASSSLMERFLQDVIQHHPHLYNDTRPTHADLPSLSSPLVPREELSEIYCAPEDDRETVGTREEMPSSDEESCHLVIVEDVRSPPPVDPQARRTTPPQAEKSNSSGKARVASSVDPPSVDKGSPTQDFLHRTSNGCALASPVSAAPLLAEPCSSQAPPPSKSGSPQAPPPGQPSSPQVQLHRKAHRKTDRPGTKSRSPLKTSPASKGVTSGDETPIEPEVKSPTVWIPAKAPPQSTLRDRSPSSRNSNKMSSVIEEVIEKYCYGRSPKRKKVDEESFHLSLHSITDPDFSDDEMSEEWDTPVRTALETAKAEVKDLGCLTEAHVNVEDQIYRTQLDTALNLQLQAEAAEGKKADNVKADKRKIEEVLPALPHIPQSFIGKTWSQVMYEDDLKIESMVRDFREGRFRCYFESESLATYGMRSKEVKGQEDQVEKEQWDQAGLLPVMDRPEDDTLCDRDLERRAGRRTWRLASRCQVVKVSHSTQTNPLNSPMVRNRVLDKASTSLDDLEQQHDLTKTPDMKTRLCALKLPDSYTKIASPLQAKTVVYVLASPDSGQGFSKPIRRVGRKPKYSDGESASKFKYKKTPLKYYDPLTNRILKAPPKGVAVGKPKPFPYVRQLFRSLSPDINMEKQFVEQKDAWSSSKGRGGSSSSVVDFGSSTSGSCLESSNASESGSSVSSRRALFSRSSLSSSSRFLLGTLTSSPSHADSTTRVLAAEPDRTVQTQGSRGQAQGRQGLQTECLKEKPLGPAKGPASPYRSRKVRTRLMPKKGQARSNFPVKLYSTRKSRSPRLSDHRKELSPDFLARTKTRSPPQPEDPPQKEKVRKTYARAKGSVRSPSKSPVMEKQGCSTLTRTSSRHPASPLMTRILRKRGKT; the protein is encoded by the exons CACATCACGAGCACTAGGCATCGAGAAGTTGTGAGCAACGCTCGAACGCAGGCTGCGTCCAGCAGCTTAATGGAGAGGTTCCTGCAGGATGTCATTCAGCACCATCCGCACCTCTATAATGACACAAG GCCGACCCATGCCGACCTGCCTTCACTGAGCAGCCCACTGGTGCCGAGAGAGGAGCTCTCGGAGATCTACTGCGCCCCAGAGGATGACAGGGAGACAGTTGGCACCCGCGAGGAGATGCCCAGCTCTGATGAGGAATCCTGCCACTTGGTCATTGTGGAGGATGTGCGCTCTCCTCCGCCGGTGGACCCACAGGCAAGAAGAACCACTCCACCGCAAGCTGAAAAAAGCAACTCATCTGGAAAGGCCAGAGTGGCCAGTAGTGTGGACCCCCCTTCCGTGGATAAAGGCTCCCCCACACAAGACTTCCTGCACAGGACTAGTAACGGCTGTGCTCTGGCCTCGCCCGTGTCTGCAGCCCCGCTCCTTGCTGAACCCTGTAGCTCGCAGGCCCCACCCCCCAGCAAGTCCGGTAGCCCTCAGGCCCCTCCTCCTGGCCAGCCCAGTAGCCCACAGGTTCAGCTCCATCGAAAAGCTCACAGGAAGACTGACCGACCTGGAACAAAGTCCCGCTCTCCCCTTAAAACTTCACCAGCTTCAAAGGGTGTTACTTCTGGGGACGAGACGCCAATAGAACCAGAGGTAAAGAGCCCCACTGTGTGGATTCCGGCAAAAGCTCCTCCGCAGAGCACTCTCAGGGACCGTAGTCCCTCCAGCAGAAACTCCAACAAAATGTCGAGCGTGATAGAAGAGGTGATTGAGAAGTATTGCTATGGCCGTAGTCCGAAGAGGAAGAAGGTGGATGAGGAGAGCTTCCATTTGAGTCTGCACTCCATTACCGATCCTGATTTCTCTGATGATGAAATGAGTGAGGAATGGGACACGCCAGTAAGGACAGCACTGGAGACTGCAAAGGCAGAGGTGAAAGACCTTGGCTGTCTCACGGAAGCGCACGTAAACGTGGAGGACCAGATATACAGAACTCAGCTGGACACAGCACTCAACCTCCAGCTccaggcagaggcagcagagggtAAGAAGGCTGACAATGTGAAAGCGGACAAGCGCAAGATTGAGGAGGTGCTCCCCGCGCTGCCACACATACCTCAGTCTTTTATCGGAAAGACGTGGTCGCAGGTCATGTATGAAGATGACCTGAAGATCGAATCAATGGTGCGTGACTTCAGGGAAGGTCGCTTCCGCTGCTACTTTGAGAGCGAGTCCCTGGCTACGTATGGAATGAGGAGTAAAGAAGTGAAGGGCCAGGAGGATCAAGTGGAGAAAGAGCAGTGGGACCAGGCGGGTCTTCTGCCTGTCATGGATCGCCCTGAGGACGATACTCTTTGCGATAGGGATTTAGAGAGGAGAGCTGGCCGCAGGACCTGGAGACTGGCGTCGCGCTGTCAGGTGGTGAAGGtcagccacagcacacagaccaaCCCTCTGAACAGCCCTATGGTCAGGAATAGAGTCCTAGACAAGGCCAGCACATCCCTGGATGACCTGGAGCAACAACACGATCTCACTAAGACGCCTGACATGAAGACCAGGCTGTGTGCACTGAAATTGCCAGATTCCTACACCAAAATCGCGAGTCCCTTGCAAGCCAAAACTGTGGTTTACGTCCTCGCCTCCCCAGACTCGGGACAGGGCTTCTCGAAACCGATCAGAAGAGTTGGAAGAAAACCAAAGTACAGCGACGGCGAGAGTGCATCGAAATTCAAGTACAAGAAAACTCCCTTGAAGTACTACGATCCCTTGACTAACAGAATCCTGAAGGCCCCGCCCAAGGGAGTGGCTGTAGGCAAGCCGAAGCCGTTCCCCTACGTCCGTCAGCTGTTCCGCAGCCTCAGCCCTGACATAAACATGGAGAAGCAGTTTGTGGAGCAGAAGGACGCCTGGAGCTCTTCAAAGGGCCGGGGCGGCAGCAGTAGCAGCGTGGTGGATTTCGGCAGCTCCACGTCGGGCTCGTGTTTGGAGAGCAGCAACGCCTCCGAGTCCGGATCCTCCGTGTCAAGCAGGAGGGCGCTCTTCAGCCGCTCCTCTCTGTCCAGCAGCAGCCGCTTCCTGCTCGGCACCCTCACCTCCTCGCCCTCTCACGCCGACAGCACTACCAGGGTACTAGCTGCTGAGCCTGACAGGACAGTGCAGACACAGGGCAGCCGGGGCCAAGCCCAGGGCAGACAGGGCCTGCAGACTGAGTGCTTGAAGGAGAAGCCTCTGGGACCAGCGAAAGGGCCCGCTTCCCCGTACAGATCCAGGAAGGTGCGCACCAGGCTGATGCCCAAGAAGGGGCAAGCCAGGTCAAACTTCCCCGTGAAGCTCTACAGTACCAGAAAATCCCGGTCGCCCAGATTGTCAGACCACAGGAAGGAACTCTCCCCGGACTTTCTTGCAAGAACAAAGACCAGGTCACCTCCCCAACCTGAGGACCCCCCACAGAAAGAAAAGGTGAGGAAGACGTATGCCAGAGCTAAGGGCTCGGTCAGGTCCCCCTCCAAATCCCCAGTAATGGAGAAACAGGGCTGTAGCACCTTGACACGGACTTCCAGCAGACACCCTGCTTCACCTCTAATGACTCGCATtttgagaaagagggggaagacATAA
- the zdbf2 gene encoding DBF4-type zinc finger-containing protein 2 isoform X3 has translation MPAEEHSTPIAQVAERSQGQTRKLEQTNGNGVMEQAVPGPSSAPPRQGFCSCCQVLYTSVEQHITSTRHREVVSNARTQAASSSLMERFLQDVIQHHPHLYNDTRPTHADLPSLSSPLVPREELSEIYCAPEDDRETVGTREEMPSSDEESCHLVIVEDVRSPPPVDPQARRTTPPQAEKSNSSGKARVASSVDPPSVDKGSPTQDFLHRTSNGCALASPVSAAPLLAEPCSSQAPPPSKSGSPQAPPPGQPSSPQVQLHRKAHRKTDRPGTKSRSPLKTSPASKGVTSGDETPIEPEVKSPTVWIPAKAPPQSTLRDRSPSSRNSNKMSSVIEEVIEKYCYGRSPKRKKVDEESFHLSLHSITDPDFSDDEMSEEWDTPVRTALETAKAEVKDLGCLTEAHVNVEDQIYRTQLDTALNLQLQAEAAEGKKADNVKADKRKIEEVLPALPHIPQSFIGKTWSQVMYEDDLKIESMVRDFREGRFRCYFESESLATYGMRSKEVKGQEDQVEKEQWDQAGLLPVMDRPEDDTLCDRDLERRAGRRTWRLASRCQVVKVSHSTQTNPLNSPMVRNRVLDKASTSLDDLEQQHDLTKTPDMKTRLCALKLPDSYTKIASPLQAKTVVYVLASPDSGQGFSKPIRRVGRKPKYSDGESASKFKYKKTPLKYYDPLTNRILKAPPKGVAVGKPKPFPYVRQLFRSLSPDINMEKQFVEQKDAWSSSKGRGGSSSSVVDFGSSTSGSCLESSNASESGSSVSSRRALFSRSSLSSSSRFLLGTLTSSPSHADSTTRVLAAEPDRTVQTQGSRGQAQGRQGLQTECLKEKPLGPAKGPASPYRSRKVRTRLMPKKGQARSNFPVKLYSTRKSRSPRLSDHRKELSPDFLARTKTRSPPQPEDPPQKEKVRKTYARAKGSVRSPSKSPVMEKQGCSTLTRTSSRHPASPLMTRILRKRGKT, from the exons CACATCACGAGCACTAGGCATCGAGAAGTTGTGAGCAACGCTCGAACGCAGGCTGCGTCCAGCAGCTTAATGGAGAGGTTCCTGCAGGATGTCATTCAGCACCATCCGCACCTCTATAATGACACAAG GCCGACCCATGCCGACCTGCCTTCACTGAGCAGCCCACTGGTGCCGAGAGAGGAGCTCTCGGAGATCTACTGCGCCCCAGAGGATGACAGGGAGACAGTTGGCACCCGCGAGGAGATGCCCAGCTCTGATGAGGAATCCTGCCACTTGGTCATTGTGGAGGATGTGCGCTCTCCTCCGCCGGTGGACCCACAGGCAAGAAGAACCACTCCACCGCAAGCTGAAAAAAGCAACTCATCTGGAAAGGCCAGAGTGGCCAGTAGTGTGGACCCCCCTTCCGTGGATAAAGGCTCCCCCACACAAGACTTCCTGCACAGGACTAGTAACGGCTGTGCTCTGGCCTCGCCCGTGTCTGCAGCCCCGCTCCTTGCTGAACCCTGTAGCTCGCAGGCCCCACCCCCCAGCAAGTCCGGTAGCCCTCAGGCCCCTCCTCCTGGCCAGCCCAGTAGCCCACAGGTTCAGCTCCATCGAAAAGCTCACAGGAAGACTGACCGACCTGGAACAAAGTCCCGCTCTCCCCTTAAAACTTCACCAGCTTCAAAGGGTGTTACTTCTGGGGACGAGACGCCAATAGAACCAGAGGTAAAGAGCCCCACTGTGTGGATTCCGGCAAAAGCTCCTCCGCAGAGCACTCTCAGGGACCGTAGTCCCTCCAGCAGAAACTCCAACAAAATGTCGAGCGTGATAGAAGAGGTGATTGAGAAGTATTGCTATGGCCGTAGTCCGAAGAGGAAGAAGGTGGATGAGGAGAGCTTCCATTTGAGTCTGCACTCCATTACCGATCCTGATTTCTCTGATGATGAAATGAGTGAGGAATGGGACACGCCAGTAAGGACAGCACTGGAGACTGCAAAGGCAGAGGTGAAAGACCTTGGCTGTCTCACGGAAGCGCACGTAAACGTGGAGGACCAGATATACAGAACTCAGCTGGACACAGCACTCAACCTCCAGCTccaggcagaggcagcagagggtAAGAAGGCTGACAATGTGAAAGCGGACAAGCGCAAGATTGAGGAGGTGCTCCCCGCGCTGCCACACATACCTCAGTCTTTTATCGGAAAGACGTGGTCGCAGGTCATGTATGAAGATGACCTGAAGATCGAATCAATGGTGCGTGACTTCAGGGAAGGTCGCTTCCGCTGCTACTTTGAGAGCGAGTCCCTGGCTACGTATGGAATGAGGAGTAAAGAAGTGAAGGGCCAGGAGGATCAAGTGGAGAAAGAGCAGTGGGACCAGGCGGGTCTTCTGCCTGTCATGGATCGCCCTGAGGACGATACTCTTTGCGATAGGGATTTAGAGAGGAGAGCTGGCCGCAGGACCTGGAGACTGGCGTCGCGCTGTCAGGTGGTGAAGGtcagccacagcacacagaccaaCCCTCTGAACAGCCCTATGGTCAGGAATAGAGTCCTAGACAAGGCCAGCACATCCCTGGATGACCTGGAGCAACAACACGATCTCACTAAGACGCCTGACATGAAGACCAGGCTGTGTGCACTGAAATTGCCAGATTCCTACACCAAAATCGCGAGTCCCTTGCAAGCCAAAACTGTGGTTTACGTCCTCGCCTCCCCAGACTCGGGACAGGGCTTCTCGAAACCGATCAGAAGAGTTGGAAGAAAACCAAAGTACAGCGACGGCGAGAGTGCATCGAAATTCAAGTACAAGAAAACTCCCTTGAAGTACTACGATCCCTTGACTAACAGAATCCTGAAGGCCCCGCCCAAGGGAGTGGCTGTAGGCAAGCCGAAGCCGTTCCCCTACGTCCGTCAGCTGTTCCGCAGCCTCAGCCCTGACATAAACATGGAGAAGCAGTTTGTGGAGCAGAAGGACGCCTGGAGCTCTTCAAAGGGCCGGGGCGGCAGCAGTAGCAGCGTGGTGGATTTCGGCAGCTCCACGTCGGGCTCGTGTTTGGAGAGCAGCAACGCCTCCGAGTCCGGATCCTCCGTGTCAAGCAGGAGGGCGCTCTTCAGCCGCTCCTCTCTGTCCAGCAGCAGCCGCTTCCTGCTCGGCACCCTCACCTCCTCGCCCTCTCACGCCGACAGCACTACCAGGGTACTAGCTGCTGAGCCTGACAGGACAGTGCAGACACAGGGCAGCCGGGGCCAAGCCCAGGGCAGACAGGGCCTGCAGACTGAGTGCTTGAAGGAGAAGCCTCTGGGACCAGCGAAAGGGCCCGCTTCCCCGTACAGATCCAGGAAGGTGCGCACCAGGCTGATGCCCAAGAAGGGGCAAGCCAGGTCAAACTTCCCCGTGAAGCTCTACAGTACCAGAAAATCCCGGTCGCCCAGATTGTCAGACCACAGGAAGGAACTCTCCCCGGACTTTCTTGCAAGAACAAAGACCAGGTCACCTCCCCAACCTGAGGACCCCCCACAGAAAGAAAAGGTGAGGAAGACGTATGCCAGAGCTAAGGGCTCGGTCAGGTCCCCCTCCAAATCCCCAGTAATGGAGAAACAGGGCTGTAGCACCTTGACACGGACTTCCAGCAGACACCCTGCTTCACCTCTAATGACTCGCATtttgagaaagagggggaagacATAA
- the zdbf2 gene encoding DBF4-type zinc finger-containing protein 2 isoform X2, whose translation MLQHSLLTNNKTMPAEEHSTPIAQVAERSQGQTRKLEQTNGNGVMEQAVPGPSSAPPRQGFCSCCQVLYTSVEQHITSTRHREVVSNARTQAASSSLMERFLQDVIQHHPHLYNDTRPTHADLPSLSSPLVPREELSEIYCAPEDDRETVGTREEMPSSDEESCHLVIVEDVRSPPPVDPQARRTTPPQAEKSNSSGKARVASSVDPPSVDKGSPTQDFLHRTSNGCALASPVSAAPLLAEPCSSQAPPPSKSGSPQAPPPGQPSSPQVQLHRKAHRKTDRPGTKSRSPLKTSPASKGVTSGDETPIEPEVKSPTVWIPAKAPPQSTLRDRSPSSRNSNKMSSVIEEVIEKYCYGRSPKRKKVDEESFHLSLHSITDPDFSDDEMSEEWDTPVRTALETAKAEVKDLGCLTEAHVNVEDQIYRTQLDTALNLQLQAEAAEGKKADNVKADKRKIEEVLPALPHIPQSFIGKTWSQVMYEDDLKIESMVRDFREGRFRCYFESESLATYGMRSKEVKGQEDQVEKEQWDQAGLLPVMDRPEDDTLCDRDLERRAGRRTWRLASRCQVVKVSHSTQTNPLNSPMVRNRVLDKASTSLDDLEQQHDLTKTPDMKTRLCALKLPDSYTKIASPLQAKTVVYVLASPDSGQGFSKPIRRVGRKPKYSDGESASKFKYKKTPLKYYDPLTNRILKAPPKGVAVGKPKPFPYVRQLFRSLSPDINMEKQFVEQKDAWSSSKGRGGSSSSVVDFGSSTSGSCLESSNASESGSSVSSRRALFSRSSLSSSSRFLLGTLTSSPSHADSTTRVLAAEPDRTVQTQGSRGQAQGRQGLQTECLKEKPLGPAKGPASPYRSRKVRTRLMPKKGQARSNFPVKLYSTRKSRSPRLSDHRKELSPDFLARTKTRSPPQPEDPPQKEKVRKTYARAKGSVRSPSKSPVMEKQGCSTLTRTSSRHPASPLMTRILRKRGKT comes from the exons CACATCACGAGCACTAGGCATCGAGAAGTTGTGAGCAACGCTCGAACGCAGGCTGCGTCCAGCAGCTTAATGGAGAGGTTCCTGCAGGATGTCATTCAGCACCATCCGCACCTCTATAATGACACAAG GCCGACCCATGCCGACCTGCCTTCACTGAGCAGCCCACTGGTGCCGAGAGAGGAGCTCTCGGAGATCTACTGCGCCCCAGAGGATGACAGGGAGACAGTTGGCACCCGCGAGGAGATGCCCAGCTCTGATGAGGAATCCTGCCACTTGGTCATTGTGGAGGATGTGCGCTCTCCTCCGCCGGTGGACCCACAGGCAAGAAGAACCACTCCACCGCAAGCTGAAAAAAGCAACTCATCTGGAAAGGCCAGAGTGGCCAGTAGTGTGGACCCCCCTTCCGTGGATAAAGGCTCCCCCACACAAGACTTCCTGCACAGGACTAGTAACGGCTGTGCTCTGGCCTCGCCCGTGTCTGCAGCCCCGCTCCTTGCTGAACCCTGTAGCTCGCAGGCCCCACCCCCCAGCAAGTCCGGTAGCCCTCAGGCCCCTCCTCCTGGCCAGCCCAGTAGCCCACAGGTTCAGCTCCATCGAAAAGCTCACAGGAAGACTGACCGACCTGGAACAAAGTCCCGCTCTCCCCTTAAAACTTCACCAGCTTCAAAGGGTGTTACTTCTGGGGACGAGACGCCAATAGAACCAGAGGTAAAGAGCCCCACTGTGTGGATTCCGGCAAAAGCTCCTCCGCAGAGCACTCTCAGGGACCGTAGTCCCTCCAGCAGAAACTCCAACAAAATGTCGAGCGTGATAGAAGAGGTGATTGAGAAGTATTGCTATGGCCGTAGTCCGAAGAGGAAGAAGGTGGATGAGGAGAGCTTCCATTTGAGTCTGCACTCCATTACCGATCCTGATTTCTCTGATGATGAAATGAGTGAGGAATGGGACACGCCAGTAAGGACAGCACTGGAGACTGCAAAGGCAGAGGTGAAAGACCTTGGCTGTCTCACGGAAGCGCACGTAAACGTGGAGGACCAGATATACAGAACTCAGCTGGACACAGCACTCAACCTCCAGCTccaggcagaggcagcagagggtAAGAAGGCTGACAATGTGAAAGCGGACAAGCGCAAGATTGAGGAGGTGCTCCCCGCGCTGCCACACATACCTCAGTCTTTTATCGGAAAGACGTGGTCGCAGGTCATGTATGAAGATGACCTGAAGATCGAATCAATGGTGCGTGACTTCAGGGAAGGTCGCTTCCGCTGCTACTTTGAGAGCGAGTCCCTGGCTACGTATGGAATGAGGAGTAAAGAAGTGAAGGGCCAGGAGGATCAAGTGGAGAAAGAGCAGTGGGACCAGGCGGGTCTTCTGCCTGTCATGGATCGCCCTGAGGACGATACTCTTTGCGATAGGGATTTAGAGAGGAGAGCTGGCCGCAGGACCTGGAGACTGGCGTCGCGCTGTCAGGTGGTGAAGGtcagccacagcacacagaccaaCCCTCTGAACAGCCCTATGGTCAGGAATAGAGTCCTAGACAAGGCCAGCACATCCCTGGATGACCTGGAGCAACAACACGATCTCACTAAGACGCCTGACATGAAGACCAGGCTGTGTGCACTGAAATTGCCAGATTCCTACACCAAAATCGCGAGTCCCTTGCAAGCCAAAACTGTGGTTTACGTCCTCGCCTCCCCAGACTCGGGACAGGGCTTCTCGAAACCGATCAGAAGAGTTGGAAGAAAACCAAAGTACAGCGACGGCGAGAGTGCATCGAAATTCAAGTACAAGAAAACTCCCTTGAAGTACTACGATCCCTTGACTAACAGAATCCTGAAGGCCCCGCCCAAGGGAGTGGCTGTAGGCAAGCCGAAGCCGTTCCCCTACGTCCGTCAGCTGTTCCGCAGCCTCAGCCCTGACATAAACATGGAGAAGCAGTTTGTGGAGCAGAAGGACGCCTGGAGCTCTTCAAAGGGCCGGGGCGGCAGCAGTAGCAGCGTGGTGGATTTCGGCAGCTCCACGTCGGGCTCGTGTTTGGAGAGCAGCAACGCCTCCGAGTCCGGATCCTCCGTGTCAAGCAGGAGGGCGCTCTTCAGCCGCTCCTCTCTGTCCAGCAGCAGCCGCTTCCTGCTCGGCACCCTCACCTCCTCGCCCTCTCACGCCGACAGCACTACCAGGGTACTAGCTGCTGAGCCTGACAGGACAGTGCAGACACAGGGCAGCCGGGGCCAAGCCCAGGGCAGACAGGGCCTGCAGACTGAGTGCTTGAAGGAGAAGCCTCTGGGACCAGCGAAAGGGCCCGCTTCCCCGTACAGATCCAGGAAGGTGCGCACCAGGCTGATGCCCAAGAAGGGGCAAGCCAGGTCAAACTTCCCCGTGAAGCTCTACAGTACCAGAAAATCCCGGTCGCCCAGATTGTCAGACCACAGGAAGGAACTCTCCCCGGACTTTCTTGCAAGAACAAAGACCAGGTCACCTCCCCAACCTGAGGACCCCCCACAGAAAGAAAAGGTGAGGAAGACGTATGCCAGAGCTAAGGGCTCGGTCAGGTCCCCCTCCAAATCCCCAGTAATGGAGAAACAGGGCTGTAGCACCTTGACACGGACTTCCAGCAGACACCCTGCTTCACCTCTAATGACTCGCATtttgagaaagagggggaagacATAA